One stretch of Euphorbia lathyris chromosome 7, ddEupLath1.1, whole genome shotgun sequence DNA includes these proteins:
- the LOC136201282 gene encoding uncharacterized protein isoform X5, whose protein sequence is MVKTENGIKYTVHLVTTQFGNLVAKVCEYLLRKGSLTLPNIVRYTELSQTQVKNSLLVLIQHNCVQAFRLEESGGGFQATPKQTTQYVALFDNILHRLRFPKFLTIITQEFESDKLCVQIVEGLLQHGRLSLKQIVDRANSNHKEGNSIGLDTVQEKLGRLLRDHFVERCPDPEPFVAPPTEEETAAKKRGAKSAKIVVESQTLEDRVLAAAVPMDSKRFLPIEQSGGENDQDSLEKHAGDKRKLDASEPDINSEVAEDQCVLWRANFEEFIRRLRHKACVEHVRARLDDGAAIVISSMLGASRTEEKKVKIASSVPLSISSIYDEVIKSEKGRNLTFDHIRAALLELGSPPPFVMVIDDSYSIDFKHIIEEAQRNEVESLVLKRYGRDAYRMFRLLSKAGRLLETDKISDTVFVEKKETTKILYKLWQDDYLQMEQQLEAFMATYREDKARDHAEQEATKQELTCQMNDLASETSSSRTD, encoded by the exons ATGGTGAAGACTGAGAACGGCATCAAATATACAGTCCATCTCGTCACCACTCAGTTTGGCAATCTAGTCGCT AAAGTCTGTGAATATCTCCTCCGCAAAGGATCTCTTACCCTCCCAAACATTGTTCGTTACACCGAGCTCTCTCAAACGCAAGTTAAAAACAGTCTACTTGTCTTAATCCAGCACAACTGTGTTCAAGCTTTCCGCCTGGAAGAATCAg GCGGTGGTTTTCAAGCTACACCAAAGCAAACTACTCAGTACGTCGCCTTGTTTGATAACATACTTCATCGTCTGAGGTTCCCAAAATTCCTGACGATTATTACTCAAGAATTTGAATCTGATAAATTG TGTGTACAAATTGTTGAGGGTTTGCTTCAACATGGTAGGCTTTCATTGAAGCAGATAGTTGATAGAGCTAACTCAAATCACAAGGAAG GAAATAGTATTGGTCTCGATACTGTACAAGAAAAACTTGGTAGGCTTTTGAGGGACCATTTTGTTGAACGTTGTCCAGACCCTGAACCTTTTGTTGCTCCGCCAACTGAAGAAGAAACTGCAGCAAAGAAGAGAGGTGCTAAGTCTGCTAAG ATAGTTGTCGAATCACAAACTCTAGAAGACCGTGTGCTGGCAGCTGCAGTGCCCATGGATTCAAAAAGATTTCTGCCTATTGAACAGAGTGGTGGAGAAAATGACCAGGATTCCCTTGAAAAGCACGCTGGAGACAAG CGGAAGCTTGATGCTTCAGAACCTGATATAAATAGTGAGGTTGCAGAAGATCAATGTGTTCTTTGGCGTGCAAATTTTGAAGAATTTATTCGTCGGCTTAGACATAAG GCTTGCGTTGAGCATGTGAGAGCACGTCTGGATGATGGAGCTGCCATTGTCATAAGTTCAATGCTAGGAGCATCTAGAACTGaagaaaaaaaagtgaaaatagCAAGTTCAG TTCCATTGTCGATCAGCTCTATTTATGATGAAGTAATTAAAAGTGAAAAAGGCCGTAACCTGACATTCGATCATATTAGAGCTGCCCTCCTTGAGTTGGGTTCTCCTCCACCATTTGTAATGGTGATTGATGATTCCTATAGCATAG ATTTTAAACATATTATTGAAGAAGCCCAGAGAAATGAG GTTGAGTCGCTCGTGTTAAAAAGATATGGGAGAGATGCTTATAGAATGTTCAGGTTGCTGTCAAAGGCTGGTCGCTTACTTGAGACTGATAAG ATTTCAGATACAGTATTTGTTGAGAAGAAGGAAACAACTAAAATTCTTTACAAGTTATGGCAGGACGACTACTTGCAAATGGAG CAACAGTTGGAGGCTTTCATGGCTACGTATCGGGAGGATAAGGCTAGGGATCACGCAGAGCAGGAGGCAACAAAGCAAGAATTGACTTGTCAAATGAATGATTTGGCAAGCGAAACTTCCTCTTCTCGCACAGACTGA
- the LOC136236057 gene encoding uncharacterized protein, whose amino-acid sequence MVKTENGIKYTVHLVTTQFGNLVAKVCEYLLRKGSLTLPNIVRYTELSQTQVKNSLLVLIQHNCVQAFRLEESGGGFQATPKQTIQYVALFDNILHRLRFPKFLTIITQEFESDKLCVQIVEGLLQHGRLSLKQIVDRANSNHKEGKYLVKCFHVLYYVSGVFA is encoded by the exons ATGGTGAAGACTGAGAACGGCATCAAATATACAGTCCATCTCGTCACCACTCAGTTTGGCAATCTAGTCGCT AAAGTCTGTGAATATCTCCTCCGCAAAGGATCTCTTACCCTCCCAAACATTGTTCGTTACACCGAGCTCTCTCAAACGCAAGTTAAAAATAGTCTACTTGTCTTAATCCAGCACAACTGTGTTCAAGCTTTCCGCCTGGAAGAATCAG GCGGTGGTTTTCAAGCTACACCAAAGCAAACTATTCAGTACGTCGCCTTGTTTGATAACATACTTCATCGTCTGAGGTTCCCAAAATTCCTGACGATTATTACTCAAGAATTTGAATCTGATAAATTG TGTGTACAAATTGTTGAGGGTTTGCTTCAACATGGTAGGCTTTCATTGAAGCAGATAGTTGATAGAGCTAACTCAAATCACAAGGAAGGCAAGTATCTTGTAAAATGTTTCCATGTTTTGTATTATGTATCAGGTGTGTTTGCATAG